The Chthoniobacterales bacterium DNA segment GATGGTGAAGGAGGAAAAACTCGGCACGCACCTGCTGCGCCGCACCTACATCCTCGCCGGCGACGAGCTGCCGCTCCGCTGGAAATTCTATTTCTACAAGCCCGCCGACCGCTGGAAACTCATCGACCTGCGCATTGACGATGCCATCGCGGAGTGGTTCGATGAAAATCGTCATTAGTCATTCGTCATTCGTCATTGGTAACCAGTGATGGCGACGCCTCGAGACAACCAATGATCATTGACCAAGCACCAATGACCGCGCCCGTCGCGCGATTCCTCCAGTTCGTGCGGTTCTCGCACACGATCTTCGCGATGCCCTTTGCGCTCGGCGCGATGGTCGTCGCCGCGCACGGCCTGCCCGCACCGCGCATCATCCTGCTCATCGTGCTCGCGATGGTCTTCGCCCGCACCGCGGCGATGACCTTCAACCGCCTCGCCGACTGGGAGATCGACAAGCGGAACCCGCGCACCGCCGGTCGCCACCGCCTGCTCTCGCGCGCCGGCGCCATCCTCACCTGCGCCATCGCCTCGCTGCTCTTCGTGCTCACGACGGCAGGGATCAATCCCCTCTGCTTCGCGCTCTCGCCCGTCGCGCTGGCCATCGTTTTCTTCTACTCGTTCACGAAGCGCTTCACCCACGCCGCGCAGTTCTTCCTCGGCCTCGCCCTGGCCGTCGCCCCCGTCGGCGCGTGGCTGGCCGTCACCGGCGCCTTCGCCGCGCCGCCGCTCATTCTCGCGCTGGCCGTCGTGCTCTGGCTGGCGGGCTTCGACACGATCTACGCGACGCAGGATTACGAGGTCGACCGCCGCGAGGGCCTGAAATCGCTCGTCGTCTGGCTCGGCATTCCCCGCGCGCTGCAGGCCGCGCAGCTCCTCCACGCCGCCACGTGGCTTGCCCTCGCGGCCTTCGGCTGGAGCGCCGGCCTCGGCCTCGCCTACTGGCTCGGGCTGGTCGCGATCCTCGGCCTGCTCATCTTCGAACACCGGGTCGCCCGCTCCCTCGATGTCGCCGCGATCAACACGGCCTTCTTCCAATCGAACGCCGCCATCGGCGTCGTCTTCGTGCTGACCATCCTCGTCGATCGCCTTGCCTGACGCCACTCCCCAGCGCCGGTTCCGCTGGCTGCGCCTGTTCTTTCTCGGCGCGGCGCTCACCGTCGTGGCCCTCTCGGTCGCATCGTTCATCGCGGTGCAGCATCTCGATTGGATCGCAAAGTTCGCCATCCATCGCATGTTCCCGGGCGTCACCGCCGAGATGAGTTCCCTGCGCGCCGCGTCGTTTCGGCGGCTCGAGGTCAGCAAGCTCACGCTGCGCGCCGCAAAATCGAAGGAGCCATTGCTCACGCTGGAAGGTGGCGTGGTCGTCTTCAGCTTCAGCGACGTCTGGCGCGCGCGGCTGGAGGAGGTCCGCCTCACGTCGCCGAACCTCGTCGTCTCGCCCGATCTCGGGGAAGCCCTCGGCGTGCAGCCAGCGAAATCCGCGCCCGCTTCCCGGAGCGGCGGCGGAAGCGCGCTGAACTGGGCCATTGCCCGGCTCGTCGTCACCGATGGCTCCATGCGCATCACCCGCCTCGGTGAGTGGGCGCCATCCGTCGCGATGAACTTCGCGGTCGATTTCCGAAACTTCGGCGTCGGGGGAGCCGCCGCCAGCGAGGAACACACCACCGAGCTGACGAACGTCTCCGCCGCGGATGCCAACGGCCGCGAGTTCCTGCGCGTGCCATCCATCGGCATCACCTTCACCACGGGCGAACTCTTCACCGCCAGCCGCGTGCGCGCCGTGCGCATCGGCGCGGGCGATCTCACGCTCGCGCCCGGTCTTTTCGACGCCCTTCCGTCTCGCTCCGCCTCGCCTTCCCCCGCGTCCTCCGCCCCGGGCTGGACCATCGGAGCGCTCGATCTTGACGCGCTCCACGTCACCATTCCCAACGCCCCCGGCCTGCTCGGTCGCGCGGCGTTTCGCGTCGGCGCGACGCTTCGGGAACTCGGCGCGACCGGCACTCCCGCCGGCGACGCCCCGCAGGAAGTCAGGCTCACGAAACTCGAGGTTTCCACCGATCTCGAGCCTGATCGCGCCCTGCTCGCCGCGAACTCCGCCCGTGCCCGCTTCACCATCGCCGGCCTCACGAGCCGCCGTCTTGACGAACTCACGCTCGAGAATCCCTCCATCGACGTCGCCCCGGAGAAGCTCCTCCAGGCCGATTCCCCGGCC contains these protein-coding regions:
- a CDS encoding UbiA-like polyprenyltransferase, with the translated sequence MTAPVARFLQFVRFSHTIFAMPFALGAMVVAAHGLPAPRIILLIVLAMVFARTAAMTFNRLADWEIDKRNPRTAGRHRLLSRAGAILTCAIASLLFVLTTAGINPLCFALSPVALAIVFFYSFTKRFTHAAQFFLGLALAVAPVGAWLAVTGAFAAPPLILALAVVLWLAGFDTIYATQDYEVDRREGLKSLVVWLGIPRALQAAQLLHAATWLALAAFGWSAGLGLAYWLGLVAILGLLIFEHRVARSLDVAAINTAFFQSNAAIGVVFVLTILVDRLA